DNA sequence from the Candidatus Methylomirabilota bacterium genome:
GCCCTCCACACCGACGATGACGAGCGCGCTCGCGTCGAGCACGGCGGTCAGGGCGCCGAGCCAGGACTGGTGCTCGTGCTGCGAGCGGAAGTAGAGCAGCACCGGGTACGAGAGATGGCTCTCCATCAGCTCGGCCGCCCAGCGTTCCCAGTCGCGCAGCAGGGTCTCGAGCCCGGCCATGTCGCCCACGTGGCGGAGCAGGAGCTCCCCCGCGCTCGGCGGCGAGCCGGCCCGGGCGTCGAGGAGGGAGATGTTGACCTCGCGCCGCGAGAAGCCCTGGTAGAGGACGGGCAGGTACCCGATCACGAGCGCCAGAAAGCCGAAGCCCACGCCCGCCTCGATGACGGTGATCGCCCGGGCGATCGCGCCATTCGGCGTGACGTCCCCGATGCCCAGCGTGAAGAGAGTCGTGCCGCTCATGTACAGGTCGGCCCAGAATCCGGCCGTCCCCTGGGGCACGTTGAGCCGCGAGCCGAGTCCCCACTGCGTCATGGCAAAGCCCACCATGAGGGCCACGGCCCAGCAGGCCATGAGGATCAGGAAGGACAGCGGCCCGAATATGGCGAGAAAATTCTCGCGCCGCCGTCCCCGCCCGAGGAGACAGGCGAAGGCTGTCCAGGCCGGCCAGGAGACCTTGTAGAAGAGCCGCGCGGGTCGGAAGCGCCGGCTCGCGGTGCGGGGCAGGACAAGGGCTTCAAAGGCGTCCCAGACTATCGCGAGGATCACGATGATCCCCGCGATAGCCACCAGGGTCGGCATCACCGTCTGAACGCGGTGCGGATCAGGCCGCGCGCTTGAGCGCGCCTGGGACGGTCACCGGGCTCGGCCTGAAGACGAGGGCGTAGCCCGCGGGGACCCGTGACAGCACTACCGGCCACACCTCTTCGAGGATGGATTCCCAGCCGGCCGGCACGAAGATCTCGACCGTGCCCGTGCCGCGCCGAGCGCCGGCCGCGACGCGCACGGCGACCAGCGATTCGCCGCCGAGCTGATGGTTGACGGCCGCCTGGATGTCGGCCTGGAGTCCGAGCGCGCGATCCTCGAGCTTGTCGCGCCGGGCCCGCCAGAAAAGCGGCCCCAGGAACAGCAGGGATATCAGCGCCACTACGATCCACGTTGTCATGGTCATCGCCTCCACCCATTACGACGCGGCCGGCGGGGAGGGGGATTCAGGAGAGGTAGGTCTCCAGGTACTTCGTGTCGGCGAGATCCGGCAGGCCGACGGTCTCAGGCGCGCGGCCTTCGAAGGCGGCGCGCGGAGCGAGCCCCACGAGCTCGGCGCGACTGATCGTGATGCCTCGCCGCGCGGCCTGTTCCGTAACCGCATCGTAGGCACGGGCGATGCCGGTGCGTCGGTAGTCGAGGAGGTTCATCGAGACCTGGACGAGCCCGCGGCGCTCGAGCGGCAGCCCGAGCGCCTGGACGCACGCCAGGCCTCCCGACGACTCACGCACGACCCGCGCGATGGCCGTCGCGGCGCCCAGATCGGTAGAGTCGAGCCAGACGTTGTAGGCGACGAGGACGTCGCGGGCGCCCACCATGGCGCCGCCGCGCCGGGGCACGAAGACAGCGGGCCCGGCATCGGGCCAGCCGGCGGGAGTGGTGAGCCGCGCGGCCAAGCCCTCGTACTCGCCATGGCGGATCTCTCGCACCGCTTTGCGCTCGGCGCGCGTCGCCGCCGCGCCGTAGAAGTAGACGGGCAGGGTGTGTACGGCCGCAATGGCTTGGCCGACGCGGCGGGCGATCCCGACGGCGTCGGCCATGGCGAGATCGCGCAGAGGCACGAGCGGCATGACGTCGAGGGCGCCCAGCCGCGGGTGGATGCCGCGGTGCTCTCGCATGTCCACGCGCGCGAACACCGCCGCGGCCAGCGCCAGCGCCGCCTCCTCGACGACCTGCGGCGCGCCGAGGAAGGTGAAGACCGAGCGGTGGTGGTCGGGGTCGGCGTGGACATCGGCGAGCGTCACGCCGGGAACGCCCCGCACCGCGTCGGCAAGGGCCTCGACGGCGCGCAGGTCGCGGCCTTCGCTCACGTTCGGGACGCACTCGAGGAGGGGGCCTGCCACGGGGTCGTATCATACCGCGGCCGCGTCTTGCCCCGGTCGCGCGCGGCTCCTATACTACGGAGGCCATGCCGTTTCTCCCCGTGGGCAAGCTCCCGGCCGAGCTGCTCCAGCGACTTTTTGCCAAATACGTGCCGGCCGACTCGCGCGTCATCGTGGGACCGCAGGTGGGCGAGGACGCCGCCGTCCTCGACATGGGCGATCGGTATCTCGTCGCCACCACCGATCCCATCACATTCGCCACCGACGAGATGGGCTGGTACGCGCTGCACGTCAACGCCAACGACCTTGCCGTGCGCGGCGCTCAACCGCGCTGGTTCATGGCGACCGTGCTCCTGCCCGAGGGCAAGAGCCACGAGGCGCAGGTGGAACAGCTTTTCGCCGAGGTCGCGGAAGCCTGCGCCGCTGTCGGCGTCTCGCTCGTGGGCGGGCACACGGAAGTAACCGCCGGGCTCCCGCGCCCCATCGTCGTCGGCGCCATGCTGGGCGAGGTCGACAAGGACCGGCTCGTGACGACGGGCGGCGCGAAGATCGGCGACACCGTGCTGCTGACCAAGGGCGTGCCGCTCGAGGGCGCGTCGATCATCGCGCGAGAGCGCCGCGAGGAAGCGCTCCGCCGCGGCGTGCCCGCCGAGATCGTGGAACGCGCGCGCGGCTTTCTCCGCAGGCCGGGCATCAGCGTCGTGCCCGAGGCGCGCGCGGCCTGCGGCGCGGCGCGCGTGCATGCGATGCACGACCCGACGGAGGGCGGGCTCGCCACCGCCTGCTGGGAGATGGCCCAGGCGGCCGGCGTGGGGCTTCGCATAGACCGCGAGCGCGTGCCGGTCCTGCCCGAGGGGCGCCGGCTCTGCGAGGCGTTTGGCCTCGACCCGATCGGCACCATCGCATCCGGCTCGCTCCTGATGACCGTCGCGCCGGAAGACGCCGACGCCGTCACGAACGCCTGCCGCGCCGCCGGCATTGACTGCGCCGCCATCGGCCGCGTCACGCCGGCCTCGGACGGCGTCGCGCTCGTCTCCGGCGGCCACCCGCGCCCCATGCCCGCCTTCCCCCAGGACGAGATCACCCGCATCTTCGGAGCAACCTAATGCCCCAGATCGGCTACGCGCACCGCCAGGCGCCGATGGCGCGGGACGGCATGGTCGCCTCGTGCCACCCGCTCGCCTCGTTGGCGGGAGTGGAGATCCTCAAGTCAGGTGGCAACGTGGTGGACGCGGCGGTGGCCACCAATGGTGTGCTGGCAGTGACGCAACCCAACTTCTGCGGCGTGGGCGGCGACTTCTTCTGCCTCTACTACGACGCCGAGAGCCGGCGCGTCCATTTCCTGAACGGCGCGGGGCGGTCGGGCTCGCGCGCTGGCCTCGAGGAGCTCGGGCGTCGCGAGCTCGCCGCCGTCCCGATGATTGGCCCCGGCGCGGTGTCGGTGCCGGGCGCGACGCGGGCGTGGTCCATGCTTCTCGAGCGCTTCGGCACGCGCCCGCTCAAGAGCCTCTTGGTACCCGCCATCCACTACGCCGCCGACGGCTTTCCGCTGACGGACATCGTCAGCCAGGCCATCCGCGAGCGCTCCGAGCTGATCGACGATCCCGAGTGGCGCCGCATCTTCATCCCGCGCGGCGGCTTCGCCGAGCCGGGCGATATTTTTCGCCAGCCCGACCTCGCGCTCACGCTGACCGAGTTGGGGGAGAACCCCGACCTCTTCTACCGCGGCCGGGTGGGGCAGGCGATCGCGAAGCGTTTGGAGCGCGACGGCTTCCTCACGGCCGATGATCTTGCGGGGCACACGGGCGCGTGGGGCGATCCCATCAGCACGACCTATCGCGGGTACACCGTGTGGGAGACGCCGCCGCCGACACAGGGCATCGCCACGCTCCTGACCCTCAACCTCCTCGAGTGCTTCGACGTGACGGCGCACCCGATCCACTCCGTCGCGCACCTCCACCTGCTCCTCGAGATGACCAAGCTCGCCTACGCCGACCGCGACCGCTGGGTCGCCGACCCGGCCACGTCGCGCCTGCCCGTCCTCTCCCTGCTCGACAAGGCCTATGCCGCGCGCAGACGCGCCGCCTTCGACGCGGACAAGGCCCAGCGCTACGAAGCGGGCGAGGTCGACGGCGACACGACCGGCTTCGTGGTTGCCGACGGGCGCGGCAACATCCTCTCGGTGATCCAGAGCCTCTACAAAGGCTTCGGCTCCGGCGTGGTGCCGCCCGGCACCGGTGTCGTGCTCCAGAACCGCGGCGCCTACTTCAATACGAATCCCAAGCACCCGAACTGCTTCGGGCCTCGCAAGCATCCCTTCCACACGCTCATCGCCTGCATCGTGACGCGCGGGGAGCGGCCCGTGCTGGGGCTCGCCAACATGGGGGGCGACGGGCAGGCGATGTTCCACACGCAGATCCTCTCCAACGCGCTCGACTACGGCATGGAGATCCAGGAGGCGATCGAGCGGCCGCGCTTCTTCATGGGACGCATCAATCCGGGCGACGCACCCGACCTGGTGCGGCTCGAGAGCCGCGTCCCCGTCCCCGTGCGCGAAGAGCTGATGCGCCGCGGCCACAACATCCTGCCCGTGTCCGATTGGTTCACCTCGGAGGGGCACGCCCACGGCGTCGCCGTCTTAAAGGACGGCGTCCTTCGGGGCGGCGCAGACCCGCGCGGAGACGGCGCGGCTGTGGGATATTGAGGGTATGCGAGCTATCCGATTGATCGCGGTCGTTCTGGCGTTGGCGCCGGCCCTGCCGGCAGCGGCAGGCGCGGCCAGCTGGGGAGGCATCGAGCCCGGCGACACCACGCTCGAGCAGGTGCGGGAGCGCTACGGCGCGCCGTCGAAGGAGACCAAGCAGAAGGTCGAGAACTACGACACCACGACCTGGATCTACGAGGGCCTCAAGGCGCCGGGCGGCATGAACCGGATGGTGGTGGATTTCGGCCTCCTCAAGCCCGACGATTACAAGCCGAACATCGTGCGCGTCTTCGTCCTCGAGCCCAGGCCGAGCATCTTCGCCGTCCAGACAGTCATCGACGGCTGGGGGCTGCCGTCGGCGGCCGGCGATCAGGGCGGCTTTCCCACGATGCTGTATGAGGAAGGACTCCTCGTCGTCTTCGACAAGCAGACTCTCTGGGCGGAATCCATGACCTTCACGCTGCCTCAGCCCCTGCTTCAGCCTCCCACGGCTGGGCCGCCCGCTCCGGCCCCCGCTCCACCAAAGGCGACCACGGCGCCCAAGCCCGGCTCGACCTCGCCCGCCGGCCCGCGCCCGTAGCGGATGGTCGATCAGCTCCTCGCGTTCGACCCGGGTGGCCGGGGGATTGCGCGCTTCTTCGTGCCCGGCGGCGCGGCACGCGCGGCCGGCGCGCTCCGGCGCGCGAAGCGCGTGCTCCTCACCACCGGCTTCTCCCTCGGCCCGGGGCTGCCCGAGACCGACGGCCCTCCGGGCACAGCCTCGCTAGGCCGGGCGCTCCGTGCTCTCGGCGCCGAGGTGACCTACATCACCGACGCCGCATCCCTCCCACCCCTCCAGGCCGCTCTCAGCGTGCTTGGAGAGCCGACCCAGATTCTGACCTTTCACGCGGGCGGCGACGCCGCGCTCATGGCGCGACGGCTCTTGGCGGAGCACGCGCCGACCCATCTGGTCGCCATCGAGCGCCCGGGGCGCACGCGCGGCGGCGAGTACCTGAGCATGCGCGGCGAGTCCGTCGGCGAGTGGAACGGGCCGCTCGACGCGCTCTTTCTCGAAGCCCCGCGGCGGGTGGTCACGGTCGGCGTCGGCGACGGAGGCAACGAGATCGGCATGGGCGCCCTGCACGCGCGCCTGCGGGGCGCGGGAGCGCAGGTCAGGAAGGTCGCCTCGGTCGTCCCCGCGCGGCACGTGGTCGTCGCCGGCGTGTCGAACTGGGGCGCGTACGGCATCGTCGTCGAGCTCGCGAGGCTCTCGAAGCGGCCTCTGCTGCATACCGCCGAGGAAGAACGGCAAATGGTCCGCGCCTGTGTCGCGGCGGGCGCAGTGGACGGCATCACGCGCAAGCGTGCTGCGACCGTGGATGCGCTCCCTTTGGAGGCGCATGCGGGCATGGTAGAGTTGATGCGTCTGATCCAGGATTCGACACCCCACGGAGGCAAGACCCGATGACCCAGCCCGCGAAGCCGTCCAAGATCTTCGACACCTACCGCGCCATGCACCCGAAGTCCGCCGCGCTCTACGAGCGGGCGCGCGGCGTGATCGCCGGCGGCATCACCCACGACAGCCGGCACCTCAAGCCCTTCCCGGTCTATGTCGACCACGCTCTCGGATCCCGCAAGTGGGACGTGGACGGCCACGAGTACGTGGACTATTGGATGGGCCACGGCGCGCTCTTCCTCGGCCACAGCCACCCGGCCGTCGTCAAGGCCATCCAGGAGCAGGCGCCGCGCGGCACGCATTTCGGCGCGTGCCACGAGCTGGAAGTGCGCTGGGCCGAGCTGGTCTGCAAGCTCGTCCCCTCGGCCGAGATGGTGCGCTTCACCATGTCGGGCACGGAGGCGACGCATCTGGCGCTCCGCATCGCGCGCGCCTACACGGGGCATCCGAAGGTGGTGAAGTTCCACGGCCACTTCCACGGCTGGCACGACGGCGTCGTCGCCGCGGTCAACCCGCCCTTCGACGTGCCGATGTCAGCGGGCGTCCCCTCGCAGATCCTCGACCAGCTCCTGCTCTGCCCGCCCAACGACATCAAGGTGGTGGACGGATTGCTCCAGCGCGGCGACGTCGCGGCGGTGATCCTCGAGCCCGCGGGCGGGCAGTCCGGCACGACGCCCACCATCCCGGGCTACCTTCAGGAACTGCGCGCGCTGACGGAGCGCCACAACGTCGTCCTGATCTTCGACGAGGTCATCACGGGCTTCCGCTACGCGCCCGGCGGCGCCCAGCAGTACTTCGGCGTCACGCCTGACCTAACGACGCTGGCGAAGATCGTCGCCGGCGGCCTCCCCGGCGCCGTCGTCTGCGGCAAGAAGCGGCTCATGGCGACCATGGCCCACCGCGGCGATTCCGTCTGGGACCGTGCCGAGCGCGTGGCGCAGAACGGCACCTTCAACTCCAACCCCGTCTGCGCCGCCGCCGCCATCGCCACGCTCGAGCTGGTGCAGGACGGCGGACTGCACGCGCGCGCCAACAAGGTGGCCGACGAGCTGCGCTCGGGCATCGCGGACGTGATGAAGCGCGTCGGCGCGCCGGGCACCTGCTTCGGCGAGTCGTCCATCTTCCACGTGTCCTTCGAGGGGCGGCCCGGGCTCGCCGGCTTCGACAGGCCGCGGCGCGGCGACCTCTACCAGATGCTCCGCTGCGCGCTCCTCAACAACGGCGTGGACTGCTCCTCCTACCACGGCTGGCTCTCCGCCGTGCACTCGGACGAAGACGTGGCGCGGACGCTCGCGGCCTACGAGAAGGCGTTGTCAGCGATGGCCGCCGAAGGAGCTTGGAGCGGTTTCTAACCTCATTCCCCTCGCCCCCATCGAGGGAGAGGGTAGGGTGAGGCGGCCAGGGTAAAGCGCGATGCCTCTCAGCGAAGCCGACCGCCGCGCCAAGCTCCAGGAGCTTCACGACCTGGCGCAGGGCTCCGAGGAGTTCGAGGGCGGCGTCACCTTCGAGGACGACATGGAGGCCCTGGTCGTCGGCGATTGGGCCTTCTTCGCCATCGACGAGATCGGCGACCTCGCGCTGTCCTTCCACTTGGACGCCCACCCCCTCGCCGTGGCGCGCCTGACCTGCTTTCTCGTCGAGCACGACGTGCCATTGGTGCTGACCGAATCCTTCACCATCGACGAGGACGACCAGATCGTCTTCGAGTCCGACACCGGCGCCGACCTCCCCGACCGATAGCATCTCCCCTCTCCCCCACGAGGGCGAGATCCTCAATTCCCCTCTCCCCCACCGGGGGAGAGGGCAGGGTGAGGGGGCGGCTAGTCGCCCGTCTCGTGGACAGAACCCACCCCTTCTGGTATCCTCGCTACTTCGTGGTGGGCAGGTAGCTCAGTTGGTAGAGCACAGGACTGAAAATCCTGGTGTCGGCGGTTCAATCCCGTCCCTGCCCACCATTCTTTTCTAGCAGTTAGCGATCAGCGAAATTCCCTCGGAAGTTCGATTGTGCCCAAAGTGTGCCCATCTAGGGCTCACTCCAGCGCATTCCAGTGCACGTCCGCGGTCCAGGCCGTCGCGACCCCTTCCTTCCAGATCCAACCGGAGACCGCCCTACCGACCCG
Encoded proteins:
- a CDS encoding aspartate aminotransferase family protein; translation: MTQPAKPSKIFDTYRAMHPKSAALYERARGVIAGGITHDSRHLKPFPVYVDHALGSRKWDVDGHEYVDYWMGHGALFLGHSHPAVVKAIQEQAPRGTHFGACHELEVRWAELVCKLVPSAEMVRFTMSGTEATHLALRIARAYTGHPKVVKFHGHFHGWHDGVVAAVNPPFDVPMSAGVPSQILDQLLLCPPNDIKVVDGLLQRGDVAAVILEPAGGQSGTTPTIPGYLQELRALTERHNVVLIFDEVITGFRYAPGGAQQYFGVTPDLTTLAKIVAGGLPGAVVCGKKRLMATMAHRGDSVWDRAERVAQNGTFNSNPVCAAAAIATLELVQDGGLHARANKVADELRSGIADVMKRVGAPGTCFGESSIFHVSFEGRPGLAGFDRPRRGDLYQMLRCALLNNGVDCSSYHGWLSAVHSDEDVARTLAAYEKALSAMAAEGAWSGF
- a CDS encoding glutamate cyclase domain-containing protein codes for the protein MVDQLLAFDPGGRGIARFFVPGGAARAAGALRRAKRVLLTTGFSLGPGLPETDGPPGTASLGRALRALGAEVTYITDAASLPPLQAALSVLGEPTQILTFHAGGDAALMARRLLAEHAPTHLVAIERPGRTRGGEYLSMRGESVGEWNGPLDALFLEAPRRVVTVGVGDGGNEIGMGALHARLRGAGAQVRKVASVVPARHVVVAGVSNWGAYGIVVELARLSKRPLLHTAEEERQMVRACVAAGAVDGITRKRAATVDALPLEAHAGMVELMRLIQDSTPHGGKTR
- a CDS encoding AIR synthase family protein; its protein translation is MPFLPVGKLPAELLQRLFAKYVPADSRVIVGPQVGEDAAVLDMGDRYLVATTDPITFATDEMGWYALHVNANDLAVRGAQPRWFMATVLLPEGKSHEAQVEQLFAEVAEACAAVGVSLVGGHTEVTAGLPRPIVVGAMLGEVDKDRLVTTGGAKIGDTVLLTKGVPLEGASIIARERREEALRRGVPAEIVERARGFLRRPGISVVPEARAACGAARVHAMHDPTEGGLATACWEMAQAAGVGLRIDRERVPVLPEGRRLCEAFGLDPIGTIASGSLLMTVAPEDADAVTNACRAAGIDCAAIGRVTPASDGVALVSGGHPRPMPAFPQDEITRIFGAT
- the ftcD gene encoding glutamate formimidoyltransferase — encoded protein: MAGPLLECVPNVSEGRDLRAVEALADAVRGVPGVTLADVHADPDHHRSVFTFLGAPQVVEEAALALAAAVFARVDMREHRGIHPRLGALDVMPLVPLRDLAMADAVGIARRVGQAIAAVHTLPVYFYGAAATRAERKAVREIRHGEYEGLAARLTTPAGWPDAGPAVFVPRRGGAMVGARDVLVAYNVWLDSTDLGAATAIARVVRESSGGLACVQALGLPLERRGLVQVSMNLLDYRRTGIARAYDAVTEQAARRGITISRAELVGLAPRAAFEGRAPETVGLPDLADTKYLETYLS
- the ggt gene encoding gamma-glutamyltransferase → MPQIGYAHRQAPMARDGMVASCHPLASLAGVEILKSGGNVVDAAVATNGVLAVTQPNFCGVGGDFFCLYYDAESRRVHFLNGAGRSGSRAGLEELGRRELAAVPMIGPGAVSVPGATRAWSMLLERFGTRPLKSLLVPAIHYAADGFPLTDIVSQAIRERSELIDDPEWRRIFIPRGGFAEPGDIFRQPDLALTLTELGENPDLFYRGRVGQAIAKRLERDGFLTADDLAGHTGAWGDPISTTYRGYTVWETPPPTQGIATLLTLNLLECFDVTAHPIHSVAHLHLLLEMTKLAYADRDRWVADPATSRLPVLSLLDKAYAARRRAAFDADKAQRYEAGEVDGDTTGFVVADGRGNILSVIQSLYKGFGSGVVPPGTGVVLQNRGAYFNTNPKHPNCFGPRKHPFHTLIACIVTRGERPVLGLANMGGDGQAMFHTQILSNALDYGMEIQEAIERPRFFMGRINPGDAPDLVRLESRVPVPVREELMRRGHNILPVSDWFTSEGHAHGVAVLKDGVLRGGADPRGDGAAVGY
- a CDS encoding potassium channel family protein, whose product is MAIAGIIVILAIVWDAFEALVLPRTASRRFRPARLFYKVSWPAWTAFACLLGRGRRRENFLAIFGPLSFLILMACWAVALMVGFAMTQWGLGSRLNVPQGTAGFWADLYMSGTTLFTLGIGDVTPNGAIARAITVIEAGVGFGFLALVIGYLPVLYQGFSRREVNISLLDARAGSPPSAGELLLRHVGDMAGLETLLRDWERWAAELMESHLSYPVLLYFRSQHEHQSWLGALTAVLDASALVIVGVEGGPARQAQLTFAMARHAVVDLAQAAGIAPERPDPDRLPPENFQSLRSHLAQHGVILKEGAMAETTLAALRALYEPYVARLATRLRLTLPPWRSPADEADNWRTSAWETGASGNTGLSRHDLGDHPEL